The following coding sequences lie in one Arachis ipaensis cultivar K30076 chromosome B05, Araip1.1, whole genome shotgun sequence genomic window:
- the LOC107643747 gene encoding protein SRG1, protein MEFETARNIGSSIIVPSVQELAKQPITEVPERYVRPNQDPIIVSNTTSLPQVPVIDLSKLLSHDSSDELEKLDHACKEWGFFQLINHGVNPALVENFKKEVQQFFNLPIEKKKEFWQKPGEMEGFGQMFVVSGEHKLEWADLFHIVTLPSYIRKPHLFPRIPQPFRDVLDKYSLEMKKLGDTIIELMSKALKIEPNELLEFSEEGVEAMRMNYYPPCPQPEKVIGLNPHSDVSTLTILLQVNETVGLQVRNNGMWIPIKPLPNSFVINIGDFLEVLTNGIYRSIEHRAIVNSEKERISIATFLNPRHECVIGPAPSLVTPERPATFKKISVRDFLEGYLSQELKGKSQLDVLRIHNGIDK, encoded by the exons ATGGAGTTCGAAACGGCCAGGAACATTGGATCCTCAATCATAGTACCTTCAGTGCAGGAACTGGCAAAGCAGCCAATAACGGAAGTTCCAGAACGATATGTTCGTCCAAATCAGGATCCTATAATTGTATCAAACACAACCTCTTTGCCACAAGTTCCAGTCATAGACCTTAGTAAATTATTGTCACATGATTCATCTGATGAGTTAGAGAAGCTTGACCATGCATGCAAAGAATGGGGTTTCTTTCAG CTTATCAACCATGGAGTCAACCCTGCGTTGGTGGAAAATTTCAAGAAAGAAGTTCAACAGTTTTTTAATCTGCCGatagaaaagaagaaggaattcTGGCAGAAACCAGGAGAGATGGAAGGGTTTGGTCAAATGTTTGTTGTATCAGGAGAACACAAGTTAGAATGGGCTGATCTATTCCACATCGTGACTCTTCCATCGTACATAAGAAAGCCTCACTTATTCCCTCGTATTCCGCAACCATTCAG AGATGTGTTAGACAAATATTCTTTGGAAATGAAAAAATTGGGTGATACAATCATTGAGCTTATGTCAAAGGCTCTTAAAATTGAACCCAATGAATTACTAGAGTTCAGCGAAGAAGGAGTTGAAGCAATGAGGATGAATTATTATCCTCCATGTCCTCAACCGGAGAAAGTAATTGGCCTAAATCCTCATTCTGACGTTTCCACCTTGACTATTCTTCTCCAAGTCAATGAAACGGTAGGCCTTCAAGTAAGAAATAATGGAATGTGGATTCCTATTAAACCTCTCCCTAATTCTTTCGTCATCAACATTGGAGATTTTTTGGAG GTATTGACCAATGGAATTTATCGGAGTATTGAACATCGAGCAATAGTTAACTCAGAGAAGGAGAGAATTTCCATAGCTACATTTCTCAATCCTAGACATGAGTGTGTTATAGGTCCGGCACCAAGCCTTGTTACACCTGAAAGGCCTGCAACGTTCAAGAAAATTAGTGTACGAGATTTCTTGGAAGGATATCTATCCCAAGAGCTAAAGGGAAAATCACAGCTTGATGTCTTGAGGATCCATAATGGAATTgataaataa